ACTGGAGAAGTATAATTTGGAGTTGCTGTTTGGAACAACAAAGCACACGACATCGGTTTTGAACAATAAAATCGACGAGAATATTGCGATAAAAACaataacgacgacgacgtcatGGAGGGAGGCGTGGTGGAAAACTCGGGCGGCGATAATCTAGACAGATCCGAGGACGAGGTGGCCCTCCAAGGATGTTGCAGCCCGAAAAAGGGGCCTTTCAGATTTCTGGGCCTGGCGCTTATGTGTCTGCTTGGATTCGGTACGCCAGAGCTAAATGTAACATTCGCGAGCGCGAGACACCAGATGCGTTTGTTGTTTGTTATTTATCTGTCAACCTGCGTCATGCCGGAAACGGTGTCACTGTCAAAAGAATGAGTCGCTGTCGCGTCGCGACCAAATGCGAAATGCATATTCGATGCGTCTTTGTGTCTCTCGCGAGACGCACGAGGCTTCGTCATTTCCATGATTTCTATTcatatcataaaaatgtattttgttcCAAACGAAGTCACCTGCGATTCTCCAATTCtgtttattttagttaaatcTGTGTCATCTCAATTATGTTTACATGGATTGTTTACATAttgattacattatttttatacatgaaTCTTTTTCATGTGGACAATGCAGCAAGTGTAACACAATGCAGGAAAGAgtaattaagttaatatacttgtttgattaatatatttgactttagtatttataaaataaaattacacaacattaaaaataaaaaaaacaatatataactttaaaaaaattattatacttggaaaaatttgaatcatCTTTGATGATTCATAATAgggttttatacatttatgtatataaatataaagtataaataatctatattacatatatacaatatgaaCTATGCAAACTATGTTTTACACATCGTCtatgtaaacaataatttatagatCATAGAAAATTGGAGATTTTatcagaattttaataaaaattttatagtattttattaatattaaagtcggatatattaacaattttataacttaattatgtttttgtatgttattttctaatttataatactttatattgcTTGTATAAATGAAAGGtttgtataaacatatataatttatgtaacgtAAACAGTATGTAAATAATCTATgtagatataattttgaaatgtatGACATAATCCTGAGTCATAAATTATTGTGTATATCTAAAATtagtttatattgtaatattgagttctttatattttacttcttAATCACATAAACATTCAATCCTGATTTTAATACTacttatttaacattttttaatactaagtgcaataatataaatatccatatttgtaatattaaaggCAGTTGTTTGTCTACATTTGTGAGAAATGTTTTGGTGTAACTGAAcagtcaaaaatttaatatagggagaaacaaatataaataagaaattagttGAGCTGTAAATTGTTTAAGCGCATTATATCTTGTGTCTCTTCGTATAATTAATCATAGGAGAAAAGTTTGACATTGCTTAGATAAGACGTATCATGAACGTTCTCTTTGTGCGGTTTATCACGccgcttttcttttttaatattggccATCTGTTTTATAAGCAATGTTAGAACCTATGACACAATCAAACTGTGCATACATGATAGGGTATCTTCGTTTATCAAATTATGAAGCTTTTAGCAAATAACATTCTGATTTCTCTGACTCAGAGAAAGAGCACTGagactgttttaaaaaatttgttttatttcagtACTGTGGCTCTATCAGgaatttcaaatttgtaatGCCCTTGTGTATGTGTCCTTTGTTTCAGGCTCGTACTTTTGCTTTGATAATCCTGGAGCATTGcaggataattttaaaactgacTTGCATATGTCAACTAGTACGTTTGTCTTGCTTTATTCCATATATTCCTGGCCAAATGTCATTCTATGCTTCATTGGTGGATTCCTGTTGGACAGCGTTTTTGGAATTCGGTTAGGTACAGTGATATACATGGGCCTTACATTAATTGGTCAGATCATTTTTGCGAGCGGCGCTATGATTGATGCTTTTTGGCTAATGATGCTTGGTCGATTTGTCTTTGGGTATGTTTTCAATATTGTTCCATTGTAAAACATAGAATTTTATCACTATCACATAGGCCTTTTTATAAGTTCTTCAAATTAatgattgttttttattctgcAGAATCGGCGCAGAGTCATTGGCAGTTGCCCAAAACAGTTATGCAGTCCTTTGGTTCAAAGGTAAAGAACTAAACATGGTGTTCGGACTGCAGTTGAGTTTCGCTCGAGTAGGATCGACTGTAAACTTCTTAGTAATGGAACCAGTATATAATTACGTATCTCAATATTACAAAGGCCCAACATGTATCGGCGTAGTTCTTTTTCTCGCGGCTGTCACCTGTGTGCTTTCGATGACATGCGCCTGTGCATTGGCTTTCATGGATAAACGGGCCGAGAGATTGCTCCGACGAGGAGAAGGACAAGAACCACAGGTCATTAGCCTAAAGGACGTCAAGGATTTTAAGCCAATCTTTTGGTTGATCGCAATCATTTGCATTGCTTATTATGTCGCGATATTCCCTTTTATCGCTTTGGGGAAGTGAGTATCATAACATAATTATCTATTACATAGTACAatctttaaattgtattaactaaagtttataatataaaaatatcgcattacaaatatttaggAACTATTCTCTTAtctaatttttcatgtataactttattttaccCATTATAAGTTTAGaagcatttttttcatatctcaCAAAAAGTTAAGCAAAAAATcttcaagaaattttaaaaattatgcaaacataaagtaaatgcattatagtaaatattttttctatgaattctttaattttaaaattaaaacatattttataagaaccaagtttttatataaaaagtttgatGTTGCGAGAAATCATtgcattagttttttttaaaaccatTTCAAAGTAAGCTTAGAaagcttattttaaaataactttttgtcTGATAATGTTTCAtcaaattatagttttaaaaaatagtatttaaaaaatagcattttttaattttaatttagaaacaaaatgttatgaaggacatttaaaacttttcttaaaaatgcttttttgtaaatttttaaatgttttttcactaatatttaactttttttaagatgTGAGAAAATCACAAGtgctttcaaatttataaacaaaaataacattaatgtttcgttaatttt
This genomic stretch from Monomorium pharaonis isolate MP-MQ-018 chromosome 4, ASM1337386v2, whole genome shotgun sequence harbors:
- the LOC105838790 gene encoding major facilitator superfamily domain-containing protein 1 isoform X1 → MEGGVVENSGGDNLDRSEDEVALQGCCSPKKGPFRFLGLALMCLLGFGSYFCFDNPGALQDNFKTDLHMSTSTFVLLYSIYSWPNVILCFIGGFLLDSVFGIRLGTVIYMGLTLIGQIIFASGAMIDAFWLMMLGRFVFGIGAESLAVAQNSYAVLWFKGKELNMVFGLQLSFARVGSTVNFLVMEPVYNYVSQYYKGPTCIGVVLFLAAVTCVLSMTCACALAFMDKRAERLLRRGEGQEPQVISLKDVKDFKPIFWLIAIICIAYYVAIFPFIALGKVFFERKYEYDPSAANTVNSLVYSISAIASPLLGYLVDRTGKNVLWVFISICVTIVAHGLLAFTYLNPYVCMVIMGLAYSMLASSLWPLIALVTPEHQLGTAYGIAQSVQNLGLAVVAIVAGIIVDKGGYLMLEMFFLGWLWISLITAGAIWVSDTATSGGYLNMTPKQRERYEAIQCTPESLEREKLLSSECTSDFSADSLMQPQSDISIRNRYLSRIGAMVPPHAITPIHRPLR
- the LOC105838790 gene encoding major facilitator superfamily domain-containing protein 1 isoform X2: MEGGVVENSGGDNLDRSEDEVALQGCCSPKKGPFRFLGLALMCLLGFGSYFCFDNPGALQDNFKTDLHMSTSTFVLLYSIYSWPNVILCFIGGFLLDSVFGIRLGTVIYMGLTLIGQIIFASGAMIDAFWLMMLGRFVFGIGAESLAVAQNSYAVLWFKGKELNMVFGLQLSFARVGSTVNFLVMEPVYNYVSQYYKGPTCIGVVLFLAAVTCVLSMTCACALAFMDKRAERLLRRGEGQEPQVISLKDVKDFKPIFWLIAIICIAYYVAIFPFIALGKVFFERKYEYDPSAANTVNSLVYSISAIASPLLGYLVDRTGKNVFLWPLIALVTPEHQLGTAYGIAQSVQNLGLAVVAIVAGIIVDKGGYLMLEMFFLGWLWISLITAGAIWVSDTATSGGYLNMTPKQRERYEAIQCTPESLEREKLLSSECTSDFSADSLMQPQSDISIRNRYLSRIGAMVPPHAITPIHRPLR